Proteins found in one Populus alba chromosome 14, ASM523922v2, whole genome shotgun sequence genomic segment:
- the LOC118036106 gene encoding uncharacterized protein has translation MTPLCKAIDTTTASLLKPSILLHKTPLNFCHSLNYTPNLSSSNLTLTSKRPQNHLRPITATANASHPAATSEIDMVKNRQGIYTSKQNKVVVLWDLDNKPPRGPPYPAAVALKTVAQRFGEVIDMCAYANRHAFIHLPHWVLEERRERKHLDILERKEIVSPSQPYVCGVCGRKCKTNLDLKKHFKQLHERERQKKVNRMRSLKGKKRQRYKERFVSGNHKYNEEARRLLTPKIGYGLAAELRRAGVYVKTVEDKPQAADWALKRQIEHSMSRGVDWLVLVSDDSDFSEILRKAREANLGTVVVGDRDRALGRHADLWVPWIGVENGELTEKDLVPKGRWRSEDLENDEGLFSVTDFDEDGDYGGDDLEGFVDGLVMARSGFNGTRISAFSEGEEEDEQDYLLYDSEYEEIELEDGGFW, from the coding sequence ATGACTCCTCTCTGCAAAGCCATAGACACCACCACAGCTTCTCTACTAAAACCCTCAATTCTCCTCCACAAAACACCCCTCAACTTCTGCCACTCTCTCAATTACACCCCTAATCTCAGCAGCAGCAACCTCACTCTCACTTCAAAACGGCCACAAAACCACCTCCGCCCAATCACCGCCACAGCCAACGCCAGCCACCCAGCTGCGACATCCGAAATCGACATGGTAAAAAACAGACAAGGAATCTACACGTCAAAACAGAACAAAGTTGTTGTTTTATGGGACCTCGACAACAAACCCCCACGTGGGCCGCCGTACCCGGCGGCGGTGGCATTAAAAACAGTAGCACAAAGATTCGGTGAAGTAATCGACATGTGTGCATACGCTAACCGGCACGCGTTTATTCATTTGCCACACTGGGTGCTTGAAGAAAGGCGTGAGAGAAAACACTTGGACATTTTGGAGAGAAAAGAAATTGTAAGCCCTTCACAGCCTTATGTCTGTGGCGTTTGTGGGCGCAAATGTAAGACTAATTTGGATTTGAAGAAGCATTTTAAGCAATTACATGAGAGGGAAAGacagaagaaagtgaacagaaTGAGATCGTTGAAAGGGAAAAAACGGCAGCGATATAAGGAGAGGTTTGTATCTGGGAATCATAAGTACAATGAGGAAGCAAGGAGGTTGTTAACTCCGAAAATTGGGTATGGGTTAGCCGCAGAGTTGAGGAGAGCTGGGGTTTACGTGAAGACAGTGGAGGATAAGCCACAAGCTGCAGATTGGGCATTGAAGAGACAAATTGAGCATTCAATGAGTAGAGGAGTGGATTGGTTGGTTTTGGTTTCAGATGATTCGGATTTTTCGGAGATTTTAAGGAAGGCGAGGGAGGCCAATTTGGGCACTGTCGTGGTGGGTGATAGGGATAGAGCATTGGGGAGGCATGCTGATTTGTGGGTTCCATGGATTGGGGTTGAGAATGGGGAGCTGACTGAGAAGGATTTGGTGCCGAAAGGTAGGTGGAGGAGTGAGGATTTGGAAAATGATGAGGGGTTGTTTTCGGTTACGGATTTTGATGAGGATGGCGATTACGGAGGGGATGATTTGGAAGGATTTGTTGATGGACTTGTAATGGCGAGGTCTGGGTTTAATGGTACGAGGATTTCAGCTTTTTCagaaggggaagaggaagatgaGCAAGATTATTTGTTATATGATAGTGAGTATGAGGAAATTGAACTTGAAGATGGGGGTTTTTGGTAA
- the LOC118036113 gene encoding uncharacterized protein: MIVLIHIWWAGGAVVVGSVIFALAVWRCFCFKDRRGTVDPLRTNGTASLQDGIAKLHQGSIHHQPGQYETKRRGNYNVFRRGVSTRPLFNWADHPALITDAVENGWSRFCFTSYMPSPSTRSSMLGLCAAGDLGRETDTEISWEVCQGSADFMQKIRLNSGLKKVNVSNPSLSAASVIRTALPLPGPPLGNSSFPQEAYFEITVLYSHGDDQESAGKAKEGERAKLIQEKPNAKANSESLVHVSSSRISKIEELKLAGKDDFQGSAVMLSVGLTIGGSLPMKLPGSYPGSIGFNSNGSLYLDGMELVFESEKAEWARADKVIGCGFDPRNKQVCFTVDGELLHVVHCKSEEFGTPLYPTIAANNNTLVLVNFGQSAFSYARANAQRTPNPCFISPLVKSPTLGYDDSMELFSMGRIDSQWLNRSTTKDSHINGANNQGLDFDDESEADLFEIVLDNGTGRSPNTRP; encoded by the exons atgATCGTGTTGATACATATTTGGTGGGCAGGGGGTGCGGTTGTAGTTGGTTCAGTGATTTTTGCCTTGGCAGTTTGGCGATGTTTTTGTTTCAAAGACCGCAGAGGTACTGTTGATCCGTTAAGAACCAATGGAACTGCAAGCTTGCAGGATGGGATTGCAAAGCTTCACCAAGGGAGCATACATCATCAACCTGGTCAATATGAAACcaaaagaagaggaaattataatgtttttcgTCGTGGGGTTTCTACAAGACCTTTGTTCAATTGGGCTGATCACCCGGCGCTTATTACTGACGCGGTCGAAAATGGATGGTCTAGATTTTGTTTTACAAGCTACATGCCATCTCCTTCCACGCGATCATCCATGTTAGGTTTATGTGCCGCTGGTGATCTTGGAAGAGAAACAGATACAGAGATAAGCTGGGAAGTTTGTCAAGGATCAGCTGATTTTATGCAGAAGATAAGGCTGAATTCGGGGTTAAAGAAGGTTAATGTAAGCAATCCTTCTCTGTCTGCTGCTTCTGTAATTAGAACTGCTTTGCCTTTACCAGGGCCTCCACTGGGGAACTCTTCTTTTCCCCAAGAAGCCTATTTTGAGATCACAGTTTTGTATTCCCATGGCGACGATCAAGAATCTGCAGGCAAGGCTAAGGAAGGTGAGAGGGCTAAACTCATTCAAGAAAAACCCAATGCAAAAGCGAATTCAGAATCTTTAGTGCATGTAAGCAGCAGCAGAATCAgcaaaattgaagaattaaagcTCGCCGGCAAAGATGATTTTCAAGGTTCAGCAGTTATGCTATCTGTCGGGCTCACTATTGGAGGCTCTCTTCCCATGAAACTTCCTGGAAGCTATCCAGGATCAATTGGATTCAACTCCAATGGTTCTCTATATCTTGATG GTATGGAGCTTGTGTTTGAATCCGAGAAAGCAGAGTGGGCAAGAGCAGATAAAGTAATTGGCTGTGGATTTGATCCTAGGAATAAACAAGTGTGTTTCACAGTAGATGGAGAGCTGCTACATGTAGTTCATTGCAAGTCAGAGGAATTCGGGACACCCCTCTACCCAACAATTGCAGCAAACAATAACACATTGGTTCTCGTCAATTTCGGACAAAGTGCCTTCAGTTATGCACGTGCAAATGCTCAAAGAACACCAAATCCTTGCTTCATTAGCCCTCTTGTAAAGTCCCCTACTTTGGGCTATGATGATAGCATGGAGCTCTTCTCAATGGGAAGAATCGACTCTCAGTGGCTCAATAGAAGCACCACCAAGGACAGCCACATCAATGGAGCTAATAATCAAGGGCTTGACTTCGATGACGAGTCCGAGGCtgatttgtttgaaattgtcTTGGATAATGGCACTGGAAGATCTCCAAACACCAGGCCTTAG